The proteins below are encoded in one region of Chroicocephalus ridibundus chromosome 9, bChrRid1.1, whole genome shotgun sequence:
- the SASH3 gene encoding SAM and SH3 domain-containing protein 3 isoform X3 has protein sequence MLRRKPSNAGEKEPGHRKLSLQRSSSFKDFAKSKVSSPAPSEKEFNLEENIPEDESSSAGPDDAARSSGMKLGKKWRAVISRTMNRKMGRMAVKALAEGKQGDVEEEGPLCPPSPASSTEEPSHEKVPLSYVEMEEDGHPSLSRQLSSGSEVSSPGGSQRESLRLEESGPAYTGPFCGRARVHTDFTPSPYDKDSLKLRKGDIIGIIEKPPVGTWTGLLNNRVGSFKFIYVDVIPEETAPARKSRGPSKSKRPKPKTLHELLERINLQEHTSTLLLNGYQTLEDFKELRETHLNELNITDPQHRAKLLTAAELLLDYDTASEPEEGDSSDAQPSPLEPKVDIPRDSGCFEGSETLDSSRDEAELGGPEGQLQALSLAESS, from the exons ATGCTGCGCCGCAAGCCCTCCAACGCCGGGGAGAAAGAGCCAGGACACAggaag ctctccctccaGCGCTCCAGCAGCTTCAAGGACTTTGCCAAGTCCAAAGTCAGCTCCCCCGCGCCGAGCGAGAAGGAGTTCAACCTGGAGGAGAAC ATCCCCGAGGATGAGTCCAGCAGCGCCGGCCCCGACGATGCCGCACGGAGCAGCGGGATGAAGCTGGGCAAGAAGTGGCGGGCCGTCATCTCCCGCACCATGAACCGCAAGATGGGCAGGATGGCCGTGAAAGCCCTGGCCGAAGGGAAG CAGGGAGACGTGGAGGAGGAGggccccctgtgccccccgtccccagccagcagcacggAGGAGCCGAGCCACGAAAAGGTGCCCCTGTCCTACGTGGAGATGGAGGAAGACGGGCACCCATCCCTCAGCCGCCAGCTGTCCAGCG GCAGCGAGGTTTCCAGCCCCGGGGGCAGCCAGCGGGAGAGCCTGCGGCTGGAGGAGAGCGGCCCAGCCTACACCGGCCCCTTCTGCGGCCGGGCCCGCGTCCACACCGACTTCACACCCAGCCCCTACGACAAGGACTCGCTGAAGCTGCGG AAAGGGGACATCATCGGCATCATCGAGAAGCCGCCCGTGGGCACCTGGACCGGGCTGCTCAACAACAGGGTGGGCTCCTTCAAGTTCATCTACGTGGATGTCATCCCCGAGGAGACGGCCCCCGCCCGCAAGAGCCGGGGCCCCAGCAAGAGCAAGCGGCCCAAGCCCAAGACCCTCCACGAGCTGCTGGAGCGCATCAACCTGCAG GAGCACACCTCCACCCTGCTGCTCAACGGCTACCAGACCCTGGAGGACTTCAAGGAGCTGCGGGAGACCCACCTCAACGAGCTGAACATCACGGACCCCCAGCACCGCGCCAAGCTGCTCACGGCCGCCGAGCTCCTCCTGGATTACGACA CAGCGAGCGAGCCGGAGGAAggcgacagctccgacgcccaGCCTTCGCCCTTGGAGCCCAAGGTGGACATTCCCCGGGACTCGGGCTGCTTCGAGGGATCGGAGACCTTAGACAGCAGCCGGGACGAGGCCGAGCTGGGGGGTCCCGAGGGGCAGCTGCAGGCGCTCTCCCTGGCAGAGTCCTCCtga
- the UTP14A gene encoding U3 small nucleolar RNA-associated protein 14 homolog A, whose amino-acid sequence MAEEWLGVEAAVSASEGEDEGQEDGERRHRQLLEAVSSLSGRRRRKLAERTEASVQVSEFNVSCKGAGEKLVLSELLQPIRPKSALSSVKKELTRVKQKKAVELPLSKEEAKRVVREAAYVGTSKDVGKWQQVVLQNRRAEQLVFPLKQEIATVVPLERVTSAWKARTPLEQEIFGLLHKTQQPITDPLLTPEETASLQAMSLEEARQRRAELQKARALQSYYEAKARREKRIKSKKYHRVLKKSKRRKALKEFELLHKSDPEAALAKLEELEQLRMQERMSLKHQNKGKWARSRAIMAKYDLEARKAMQEQLARNKELMQKVRVELPEEEPGDVPEEDLTSVTVPTVPAGANTANPWMLGKPSGPAEEPEVQERLEDVAVPGAAESKEEMSEEEEMSEEEALLQGFEQKRHARQQRAGSPEGQREELTAPGSAGADETEVVTELPGNSPIHPVCAKEQASLGIEQPAQAQEETLLSEQLGRVRTMEDVEALASEERVEEQEKPTAPRAEKGVRQQKESRAGDKHDKKPPAKKKMISLQAVLAGKSQEAQCPSLPVVVEEEEGGIDQRGVITEAFAGDDVVADFRREKRKAEEAGKPQPVNLVLPGWGEWGGTGLKPSAKKRKRFLLKPPPAPPRKDKHLPHVIMSEKRNIHAAAHQVSELPFPFERHQQFEQSIRMPMGPTWNTQRAFQKLTAPRVITRAGHIIQPISAEDVADAAATAGSGAKPALEIEPKRQEQPFRHPRKRAR is encoded by the exons ATGGCGGAGGAGTGGCTCGGGGTGGAGGCGGCCGTGAGCGCCAGCGAGGGCGAGGATGAG GGGCAGGAGGATGGTGAGCGGCGGCACCGGCAACTCCTGGAGGCGGTCAGCTCCCTCTCCGGACGGAGGCG GCGGAAGCTGGCAGAACGTACGGAGGCAAGTGTGCAGGTGTCCGAGTTCAATGTCAGCTGCAAAG GTGCTGGGGAGAAGCTGGTGCTGTCTGAGCTCCTGCAGCCCATACGTCCCAAATCCGCCCTGAGCAGCGTGAAGAAGGAGCTGACCAGAGTGAAGCAGAAAAAGGCAGTGGAGCTGCCGCTCAGCAAAGAGGAGGCAAAGCGG gTTGTGAGGGAAGCTGCCTATGTCGGGACCTCTAAAGACGTGGGCAAATGGCAGCAGGTGGTTTTGCAGAACCGCCGAGCAGAGCAGCTAGTTTTCCCTCTGAAGCAGGAGATTGCTACAGTCGTCCCCCTGGAGCGAGTGACTTCAGCGTGGAAG GCCCGAACTCCCCTGGAGCAGGAGATCTTTGGACTGCTCCACAAAACGCAGCAGCCCATCACAGACCCGCTCCTGACGCCGGAGGAGACAGCCTCGCTGCAGGCAATGAGCTTGGAGGAG GCCCGACAGcggcgggcagagctgcagaaggctCGGGCTCTGCAGTCCTACTACGAAGCCAAGGCTCGGCGAGAGAAGAGGATCAAGAGCAAGAA GTACCATCGTGTgctgaaaaaaagcaagagacGCAAAGCTTTAAAGGAGTTTGAGCTGCTGCACAAGTCGGACCCTGAGGCCGCCTTGGcaaagctggaggagctggagcagctcaggATGCAG GAGCGGATGAGTCTTAAGCACCAGAACAAGGGAAAATGGGCCCGCTCCAGGGCCATTATGGCTAAGTATGACCTGGAG GCCCGCAAGGCCATGCAGGAGCAGCTGGCCAGGAACAAGGAGTTGATGCAGAAGGTGCGggtggagctgcctgaggaggaGCCAGGTGATGTGCCCGAGGAGGACCTCACGTCGGTGACTGTCCCCACCGTCCCTGCGGGTGCCAACACAGCTAATCCCTGGATGCTGGGCAAACCCAGCGGCCCAGCCGAGGAGCCTGAGGTGCAGGAGCGTCTTGAAGACGTTGCGGTGCCTGGTGCTGCGGAGAGCAAGGAGGAgatgtcagaggaggaggagatgtcaGAGGAGGAAGCTCTGCTGCAAGGCTTTGAGCAGAAACGACACGCACGACAGCAGCGGGCAGGGAGCCCTGAGGGACAACGTGAGGAGCTCACAGCCCCGGGCAGTGCAG GTGCTGATGAGACGGAGGTGGTTACTGAACTGCCGGGGAACAGCCCCATCCACCCCGTCTGTGCCAAGGAGCAGGCGAGCCTGGGGattgaacagcctgcccaggcccAGGAGGAGACACTGCTGTCGGAGCAGCTGGGCCGGGTGCGGACGATGGAGGATGTTGAGGCTCTGGCCTCAGAGGAGCGTgtggaagagcaggagaagccAACAGCCCCAAGAGCAGAGAAGGGAGTGCggcagcagaaggaaagcagagctgggGACAAGCACGACAAGAAACCGCCGGCCAAGAAGAAGATGATCAGCCTgcaggctgtgctggctgggaAGTCCCAGGAGGCTCAGTGCCCCAGCCTACCTGTGGTCGTGGAGGAGGAG GAGGGTGGCATCGACCAAAGAGGGGTCATCACAGAGGCCTTTGCTGGGGACGACGTGGTCGCTGACTTCCGCCGGGAGAAGCGCAAGGCAGAGGAGGCTGGGAAGCCGCAGCCGGTGAACTtggtgctgccgggctggggcgaGTGGGGAGGCACCGGACTGAAACCCAGCGCCAAGAAAAGAAAACG GTTCCTGCTCAAGCCGCCCCCGGCGCCTCCCAGGAAGGACAAGCACTTGCCACACGTCATCATGAGCGAGAAGCGCAACATCCACGCGGCAGCACATCAG GTCAGCGAGCTGCCCTTCCCCTTTGAGAGGCACCAGCAGTTTGAGCAGAGCATCCGGATGCCGATGGGCCCCACCTGGAACACGCAGCGTGCTTTCCAGAAGCTGACCGCCCCCCGCGTCATTACCCGAGCAGGCCACATCATCCAGCCCATCTCTGCCGAGGATGTCGCCGATGCGGCTGCCACGGCTGGCAGTGGAGCCAAGCCAGCGCTAGAAATTGAGCCCAAGCGGCAAGAGCAGCCCTTTCGTCACCCGCGCAAGAGAGCGCGGTAG
- the SASH3 gene encoding SAM and SH3 domain-containing protein 3 isoform X4, with amino-acid sequence MLRRKPSNAGEKEPGHRKLSLQRSSSFKDFAKSKVSSPAPSEKEFNLEENIPEDESSSAGPDDAARSSGMKLGKKWRAVISRTMNRKMGRMAVKALAEGKGDVEEEGPLCPPSPASSTEEPSHEKVPLSYVEMEEDGHPSLSRQLSSGSEVSSPGGSQRESLRLEESGPAYTGPFCGRARVHTDFTPSPYDKDSLKLRKGDIIGIIEKPPVGTWTGLLNNRVGSFKFIYVDVIPEETAPARKSRGPSKSKRPKPKTLHELLERINLQEHTSTLLLNGYQTLEDFKELRETHLNELNITDPQHRAKLLTAAELLLDYDTASEPEEGDSSDAQPSPLEPKVDIPRDSGCFEGSETLDSSRDEAELGGPEGQLQALSLAESS; translated from the exons ATGCTGCGCCGCAAGCCCTCCAACGCCGGGGAGAAAGAGCCAGGACACAggaag ctctccctccaGCGCTCCAGCAGCTTCAAGGACTTTGCCAAGTCCAAAGTCAGCTCCCCCGCGCCGAGCGAGAAGGAGTTCAACCTGGAGGAGAAC ATCCCCGAGGATGAGTCCAGCAGCGCCGGCCCCGACGATGCCGCACGGAGCAGCGGGATGAAGCTGGGCAAGAAGTGGCGGGCCGTCATCTCCCGCACCATGAACCGCAAGATGGGCAGGATGGCCGTGAAAGCCCTGGCCGAAGGGAAG GGAGACGTGGAGGAGGAGggccccctgtgccccccgtccccagccagcagcacggAGGAGCCGAGCCACGAAAAGGTGCCCCTGTCCTACGTGGAGATGGAGGAAGACGGGCACCCATCCCTCAGCCGCCAGCTGTCCAGCG GCAGCGAGGTTTCCAGCCCCGGGGGCAGCCAGCGGGAGAGCCTGCGGCTGGAGGAGAGCGGCCCAGCCTACACCGGCCCCTTCTGCGGCCGGGCCCGCGTCCACACCGACTTCACACCCAGCCCCTACGACAAGGACTCGCTGAAGCTGCGG AAAGGGGACATCATCGGCATCATCGAGAAGCCGCCCGTGGGCACCTGGACCGGGCTGCTCAACAACAGGGTGGGCTCCTTCAAGTTCATCTACGTGGATGTCATCCCCGAGGAGACGGCCCCCGCCCGCAAGAGCCGGGGCCCCAGCAAGAGCAAGCGGCCCAAGCCCAAGACCCTCCACGAGCTGCTGGAGCGCATCAACCTGCAG GAGCACACCTCCACCCTGCTGCTCAACGGCTACCAGACCCTGGAGGACTTCAAGGAGCTGCGGGAGACCCACCTCAACGAGCTGAACATCACGGACCCCCAGCACCGCGCCAAGCTGCTCACGGCCGCCGAGCTCCTCCTGGATTACGACA CAGCGAGCGAGCCGGAGGAAggcgacagctccgacgcccaGCCTTCGCCCTTGGAGCCCAAGGTGGACATTCCCCGGGACTCGGGCTGCTTCGAGGGATCGGAGACCTTAGACAGCAGCCGGGACGAGGCCGAGCTGGGGGGTCCCGAGGGGCAGCTGCAGGCGCTCTCCCTGGCAGAGTCCTCCtga
- the SASH3 gene encoding SAM and SH3 domain-containing protein 3 isoform X2, protein MLRRKPSNAGEKEPGHRKLSLQRSSSFKDFAKSKVSSPAPSEKEFNLEENIPEDESSSAGPDDAARSSGMKLGKKWRAVISRTMNRKMGRMAVKALAEGKVSGAPGQAGGSSPSLSLTLVPQQGDVEEEGPLCPPSPASSTEEPSHEKVPLSYVEMEEDGHPSLSRQLSSGSEVSSPGGSQRESLRLEESGPAYTGPFCGRARVHTDFTPSPYDKDSLKLRKGDIIGIIEKPPVGTWTGLLNNRVGSFKFIYVDVIPEETAPARKSRGPSKSKRPKPKTLHELLERINLQEHTSTLLLNGYQTLEDFKELRETHLNELNITDPQHRAKLLTAAELLLDYDTSEPEEGDSSDAQPSPLEPKVDIPRDSGCFEGSETLDSSRDEAELGGPEGQLQALSLAESS, encoded by the exons ATGCTGCGCCGCAAGCCCTCCAACGCCGGGGAGAAAGAGCCAGGACACAggaag ctctccctccaGCGCTCCAGCAGCTTCAAGGACTTTGCCAAGTCCAAAGTCAGCTCCCCCGCGCCGAGCGAGAAGGAGTTCAACCTGGAGGAGAAC ATCCCCGAGGATGAGTCCAGCAGCGCCGGCCCCGACGATGCCGCACGGAGCAGCGGGATGAAGCTGGGCAAGAAGTGGCGGGCCGTCATCTCCCGCACCATGAACCGCAAGATGGGCAGGATGGCCGTGAAAGCCCTGGCCGAAGGGAAGGTGAGCGGGGCGCCCGGGCAGGCGGGGGGCAGCTCCCCCTCCCTCAGCCTGACCCTGGTCCCCCAGCAGGGAGACGTGGAGGAGGAGggccccctgtgccccccgtccccagccagcagcacggAGGAGCCGAGCCACGAAAAGGTGCCCCTGTCCTACGTGGAGATGGAGGAAGACGGGCACCCATCCCTCAGCCGCCAGCTGTCCAGCG GCAGCGAGGTTTCCAGCCCCGGGGGCAGCCAGCGGGAGAGCCTGCGGCTGGAGGAGAGCGGCCCAGCCTACACCGGCCCCTTCTGCGGCCGGGCCCGCGTCCACACCGACTTCACACCCAGCCCCTACGACAAGGACTCGCTGAAGCTGCGG AAAGGGGACATCATCGGCATCATCGAGAAGCCGCCCGTGGGCACCTGGACCGGGCTGCTCAACAACAGGGTGGGCTCCTTCAAGTTCATCTACGTGGATGTCATCCCCGAGGAGACGGCCCCCGCCCGCAAGAGCCGGGGCCCCAGCAAGAGCAAGCGGCCCAAGCCCAAGACCCTCCACGAGCTGCTGGAGCGCATCAACCTGCAG GAGCACACCTCCACCCTGCTGCTCAACGGCTACCAGACCCTGGAGGACTTCAAGGAGCTGCGGGAGACCCACCTCAACGAGCTGAACATCACGGACCCCCAGCACCGCGCCAAGCTGCTCACGGCCGCCGAGCTCCTCCTGGATTACGACA CGAGCGAGCCGGAGGAAggcgacagctccgacgcccaGCCTTCGCCCTTGGAGCCCAAGGTGGACATTCCCCGGGACTCGGGCTGCTTCGAGGGATCGGAGACCTTAGACAGCAGCCGGGACGAGGCCGAGCTGGGGGGTCCCGAGGGGCAGCTGCAGGCGCTCTCCCTGGCAGAGTCCTCCtga
- the SASH3 gene encoding SAM and SH3 domain-containing protein 3 isoform X1, whose amino-acid sequence MLRRKPSNAGEKEPGHRKLSLQRSSSFKDFAKSKVSSPAPSEKEFNLEENIPEDESSSAGPDDAARSSGMKLGKKWRAVISRTMNRKMGRMAVKALAEGKVSGAPGQAGGSSPSLSLTLVPQQGDVEEEGPLCPPSPASSTEEPSHEKVPLSYVEMEEDGHPSLSRQLSSGSEVSSPGGSQRESLRLEESGPAYTGPFCGRARVHTDFTPSPYDKDSLKLRKGDIIGIIEKPPVGTWTGLLNNRVGSFKFIYVDVIPEETAPARKSRGPSKSKRPKPKTLHELLERINLQEHTSTLLLNGYQTLEDFKELRETHLNELNITDPQHRAKLLTAAELLLDYDTASEPEEGDSSDAQPSPLEPKVDIPRDSGCFEGSETLDSSRDEAELGGPEGQLQALSLAESS is encoded by the exons ATGCTGCGCCGCAAGCCCTCCAACGCCGGGGAGAAAGAGCCAGGACACAggaag ctctccctccaGCGCTCCAGCAGCTTCAAGGACTTTGCCAAGTCCAAAGTCAGCTCCCCCGCGCCGAGCGAGAAGGAGTTCAACCTGGAGGAGAAC ATCCCCGAGGATGAGTCCAGCAGCGCCGGCCCCGACGATGCCGCACGGAGCAGCGGGATGAAGCTGGGCAAGAAGTGGCGGGCCGTCATCTCCCGCACCATGAACCGCAAGATGGGCAGGATGGCCGTGAAAGCCCTGGCCGAAGGGAAGGTGAGCGGGGCGCCCGGGCAGGCGGGGGGCAGCTCCCCCTCCCTCAGCCTGACCCTGGTCCCCCAGCAGGGAGACGTGGAGGAGGAGggccccctgtgccccccgtccccagccagcagcacggAGGAGCCGAGCCACGAAAAGGTGCCCCTGTCCTACGTGGAGATGGAGGAAGACGGGCACCCATCCCTCAGCCGCCAGCTGTCCAGCG GCAGCGAGGTTTCCAGCCCCGGGGGCAGCCAGCGGGAGAGCCTGCGGCTGGAGGAGAGCGGCCCAGCCTACACCGGCCCCTTCTGCGGCCGGGCCCGCGTCCACACCGACTTCACACCCAGCCCCTACGACAAGGACTCGCTGAAGCTGCGG AAAGGGGACATCATCGGCATCATCGAGAAGCCGCCCGTGGGCACCTGGACCGGGCTGCTCAACAACAGGGTGGGCTCCTTCAAGTTCATCTACGTGGATGTCATCCCCGAGGAGACGGCCCCCGCCCGCAAGAGCCGGGGCCCCAGCAAGAGCAAGCGGCCCAAGCCCAAGACCCTCCACGAGCTGCTGGAGCGCATCAACCTGCAG GAGCACACCTCCACCCTGCTGCTCAACGGCTACCAGACCCTGGAGGACTTCAAGGAGCTGCGGGAGACCCACCTCAACGAGCTGAACATCACGGACCCCCAGCACCGCGCCAAGCTGCTCACGGCCGCCGAGCTCCTCCTGGATTACGACA CAGCGAGCGAGCCGGAGGAAggcgacagctccgacgcccaGCCTTCGCCCTTGGAGCCCAAGGTGGACATTCCCCGGGACTCGGGCTGCTTCGAGGGATCGGAGACCTTAGACAGCAGCCGGGACGAGGCCGAGCTGGGGGGTCCCGAGGGGCAGCTGCAGGCGCTCTCCCTGGCAGAGTCCTCCtga
- the XPNPEP2 gene encoding xaa-Pro aminopeptidase 2, whose amino-acid sequence MRPTQWVAAWVLLLHGCAAGQLPQAASARTDVRDCSTDPPYLPPTATNTTARLAALRDTMRAHGIHAYIVPSTDAHMSEYIAERDARLGWLTGFTGSAGTGVVTQDKAALWTDSRYWTQAERQLDCNWELQRTTWIESIGLWILEAVPVGGNISLDPFLFSIDTWNSYSQALHGSGRTLVPIETNLVDQVWGDERPSSPSSTIYSLPEAFTGSSWQEKVAGIRQQMEQHVRRPTAVLLSGLEETAWLFNLRGDDIPYNPVFYSYTLLTNTNISLFVDERRLSAAAQESLRADCPGPLCVELQEYGQAHAHLHRYAQGNVTIWLGTEYTTYGLYGVIPQEKLLEDSYSPVMMAKAVKNAKEQELLRAAHLRDAVAVIQYLLWLEKMVPQGQVDEFSGAQHIDMLRRAQEHSRGPSFQSISASGLNAALAHYSPSNGSSRNLSVDEMYLSDTGGQYLDGTTDITRTVHWGVPTPLQKEAYTRVLMGNIDLSRLVFPPNTAGRTVESFARRALWDIGLNYGHGTGHGIGNFLSVHEWPVGFQSNNVPLAAGMFTSIEPGYYRDGEFGIRIEDVALVVEAQTKHQSKEKPFLTFEVVSLVPYDRNLIDLSLLSPEQIRYLNTYYETIRARVGPELQRQRLEEEYRWLQRNTEPFPLGSAATATAATATLGTLALASLLSALLAGLQA is encoded by the exons ATGCGCCCTACGCAGTGGGTCgcagcctgggtgctgctgctccacG gctgTGCCGCAGGCCAGCTGCCACAGGCTGCCTCCGCCAGGACCGATGTCCGGGACTGCTCCACGGACCCGCCG TACCTGCCCCCTACGGCCACCAACACAACAGCGAGGCTTGCCGCTCTGCGGGACACCATGCGAGCCCACGGCATCCATGCCTACATCGTGCCCTCCACGGATGCCCACATG AGCGAGTACATCGCCGAGCGGGATGCCCGGCTGGGCTGGCTGACCGGCTTCACCGGCTCTGCAG GCACCGGCGTGGTGACGCAGGACAAGGCTGCCCTGTGGACCGACAGCCGCTACTGGACCCAGGCAGAGCGGCAGCTGGACTGCAACTGGGAGCTGCAGAGGACAA CCTGGATCGAGTCCATCGGGCTGTGGATCCTGGAGGCGGTTCCCGTGGGGGGGAACATCAGCTTGGaccccttcctcttctccatcg ACACCTGGAACAGCTACAGCCAGGCTCTGCACGGCTCTGGCAGGACCCTGGTCCCCATCGAGACCAACCTTGTGGATCAAGTGTGGGGTGACGAGAGACCCTCTTCACCCTCCAGCACGATCTACAGCCTCCCGGAGGCATTCACGG ggagcagctggcaggagaaggTGGCCGGGATCCGGCAGCAGATGGAGCAGCATGTCCGACGCCCCACAGCcgtgctgctgtcagggctggaGGAGACGGCCT GGCTCTTCAACCTCCGCGGAGACGACATCCCCTACAACCCCGTCTTCTACTCCTACACCCTGCTGACCAACACCAACATAAG CCTCTTCGTGGACGAGAGGCGGCTGTCGGCGGCGGCGCAGGAGTCCCTGCGGGCAGACTGCCCGGGGCCGCTGTGCGTGGAGCTGCAGGAGTACGGGCAGGCGCACGCCCACCTCCACCGCTACGCCCAGGGCAACGTCACCATCTGGCTGGGCACCGAGTACACCACCTACGGCCTCTACGGCGTCATCCCCCAG gagaagctgctggaggACAGCTACTCCCCCGTCATGATGGCCAAGGCTGTGAAAAACGccaaggagcaggagctgctgcgaGCCGCTCAC CTCCGGGACGCCGTGGCTGTCATCCAGTACCTGCTGTGGCTGGAGAAGATGGTCCCGCAGGGGCAGGTGGACGAGTTTTCAGGGGCACAGCACATCGACATGCTCCGCCG GGCCCAGGAGCACAGCCGCGGGCCCAGCTTCCAGTCCATCTCCGCCAGCGGGCTCAACGCGGCGCTGGCCCACTACAG CCCCTCCAACGGGAGCAGTCGGAACCTGTCTGTGGATGAGATGTACCTCTCGGACACCGGAGGGCAATATCT GGACGGGACGACAGACATCACGCGGACGGTGCACTGGGGTGTGCCCACCCCACTGCAGAAG GAAGCCTACACCCGTGTGCTGATGGGCAACATCGACCTGTCCCGCCTCGTCTTCCCGCCCAACACGGCAG GGAGAACGGTGGAGTCCTTCGCCCGCCGGGCGCTCTGGGACATTGGACTCAACTACGGCCACGGGACCGGCCACGGCATCGGCAACTTCCTCTCGGTCCACGAAT GGCCCGTGGGCTTCCAGTCCAACAACGTGCCACTGGCGGCCGGCATGTTCACCTCCATCG AGCCCGGGTACTACCGTGATGGCGAGTTCGGGATCCGCATTGAGGACGTCGCCCTCGTGGTGGAGGCGCAGACCAAG CACCAGAGCAAGGAGAAGCCCTTCCTGACCTTCGAGGTGGTGTCCCTGGTGCCCTACGACCGCAACCTCATCGACCTCAGCCTCCTGTCACCGGAGCAG ATCCGGTACCTGAACACCTACTACGAGACCATCCGGGCGCGCGTGGGGCCAGAGCTGCAGCGGCAGCGGCTGGAGGAGGAGTACCGCTGGCTGCAGAGGAACACCGAGCCCTTCCCGCTGGGCAgtgccgccaccgccaccgccgccacgGCCACCCTGGGCACGCTGGCCCTCGCCTCCCTCCTCTCGGCTCTGCTCGCCGGGCTGCAGGCCTGA
- the ZDHHC9 gene encoding palmitoyltransferase ZDHHC9, whose product MSVMVARKKVVRKWEKLPGRNTFCCDGRIMMARQKGIFYLTLFLILGTCALFFAFECRYLAVQLSPAIPVFAAVLFLFAMATLLRTSFSDPGVIPRALPDEAAFIEMEIEATNGTVPQGQRPPPRIKNFQINNQIVKLKYCYTCKIFRPPRASHCSICDNCVERFDHHCPWVGNCVGKRNYRYFYLFILSLSLLTIYIFTFNIVYVALKSLKIGFLNTLKETPGTVLEVLICFFTLWSVVGLTGFHTFLVALNQTTNEDIKGSWTGKNRVQNPYSHGNIVKNCCEVLCGPLPPSVLDRRGILQQEESTTQEESCPRGTSAQEPTVAQGPGGQAEESSAQQKDGSVPHLSAVPVPSLSNAEMPEEKQLTSGELPVPSQDAGQAEH is encoded by the exons ATGTCGGTGATGGTGGCGAGGAAGAAGGTGGTTCGGAAATGGGAGAAGCTGCCGGGCAGGAACACCTTCTGCTGCGATGGCCGCATCATGATGGCCCGGCAGAAGGGCATCTTCTACCTGACGCTCTTCCTCATCCTCGGCACCTGTGCCCTCTTCTTCGCCTTCGA GTGTCGGTACCTGGCAgtccagctgtccccagccatccCCGTGTTTGCAGCAGTTCTCTTCCTGTTCGCCATGGCCACGCTCCTGCGGACGAGCTTCAGTGATCCTGGGGTGATCCCGAGAGCCCTGCCTGACGAGGCAGCCTTCATCGAGATGGAGATTG AGGCCACGAATGGGACTGTGCCACAGGGTCAGCGGCCACCCCCGCGGATTAAAAACTTCCAGATCAACAACCAGATAGTGAAGCTGAAGTATTGCTACACATGTAAGATCTTCCGTCCGCCCCGTGCCTCTCACTGCAGCATCTGCGACAACTGTGTGG AGCGCTTCGACCATCACTGTCCCTGGGTGGGCAACTGCGTGGGGAAGAGGAACTACCGCTATTTCTACCTCTTCATCCTCTCGCTCTCACTCCTCACCATCTACATCTTCACCTTCAACATAGTCTACGTAGCACTGA AATCTCTGAAGATTGGGTTCCTGAACACGTTGAAGGAAACCCCAGGGAC TGTACTGGAGGTGCTTATCTGTTTCTTCACCCTGTGGTCAGTGGTGGGGTTAACTGGGTTCCACACCTTCCTGGTGGCACTGAATCAGACAACCAACGAAGAT ATTAAGGGGTCCTGGACTGGGAAGAACCGCGTGCAGAATCCCTACAGCCATGGCAACATAGTGAAGAACTGCTGTGAGGTGCTCTGTGGGCCTCTTCCCCCCAG TGTCTTGGACAGACGGGGCATCTTGCAGCAAGAGGAGAGCACAACTCAGGAGGAGTCGTGCCCACGGGGGACCAGCGCTCAAGAGCCCACTGTCGCCCAGGGCCCTggtgggcaggcagaggagagcagcgcCCAGCAGAAGGATGGCAGCGTTCCTCACCTGAGTGCC GTCCCTGTGCCATCCCTGAGCAACGCTGAGATGCCAGAGGAGAAGCAGCTAACGTCTGGGGagctcccagtcccatcccaggaCGCTGGGCAAGCAGAGCACTAG